From the genome of Clostridium sp. BNL1100, one region includes:
- a CDS encoding CopG family transcriptional regulator — protein sequence MNDKALNIKIPSELYEKLKKEAESKNISLASIVRLICSEYFDKKK from the coding sequence TTGAATGATAAAGCATTAAATATCAAAATACCTTCTGAATTATACGAAAAATTGAAAAAAGAAGCTGAAAGTAAAAATATTTCATTAGCATCTATTGTAAGGCTTATATGTTCAGAATATTTTGACAAAAAAAAATAG
- a CDS encoding helix-turn-helix domain-containing protein encodes MNEEQVNEIINGQIAILEGINKLLALFTLEPLNDVTNPILDSTEAAKLLGISKSTLIEGCNNKEIPFRKIGSKYIFSRVALMAWLHNVNMSYLFEKIEAIKKRNRERLFSNDDDPVAILNNYLRFTINPVGANEKFRLEFREEKEEKEKVDTEIASNLLGISLGKMREIAHAFLYYKIPIIKEGGKYMFPKDELLEWAETPFGKKVIDDYTRNKEINQQRRDAAEARREVERLEKEAKKRARLEKKLNKSGIS; translated from the coding sequence ATGAATGAAGAACAGGTTAATGAAATTATAAATGGTCAGATAGCAATTTTAGAAGGCATTAATAAGCTATTGGCATTGTTTACACTTGAGCCACTTAATGATGTCACAAACCCAATTCTCGACTCTACAGAGGCAGCTAAATTGTTAGGAATATCAAAATCAACTCTTATTGAAGGCTGTAATAATAAAGAAATTCCATTTCGCAAAATAGGTTCGAAATATATATTTTCAAGAGTAGCTTTAATGGCATGGCTCCACAATGTAAATATGTCATACCTATTCGAGAAAATTGAGGCAATAAAAAAACGTAATAGAGAGAGGCTGTTTAGTAATGACGATGATCCTGTGGCTATATTGAACAATTATTTGAGATTTACAATTAATCCTGTCGGGGCAAATGAGAAATTTCGACTGGAATTTAGAGAGGAAAAAGAAGAGAAGGAAAAAGTGGATACGGAGATAGCTTCAAATCTACTGGGGATTTCTCTTGGGAAAATGCGTGAAATAGCTCATGCATTTTTATACTATAAGATACCGATTATTAAAGAGGGTGGCAAATATATGTTCCCAAAGGATGAACTTCTTGAATGGGCCGAAACACCTTTTGGTAAAAAAGTAATTGATGACTATACAAGAAATAAGGAAATAAATCAGCAAAGACGTGATGCTGCAGAAGCACGAAGGGAAGTAGAGAGGCTTGAAAAAGAAGCGAAAAAGAGGGCTCGATTGGAAAAAAAGTTAAATAAAAGTGGAATCAGTTAA
- a CDS encoding BRCT domain-containing protein encodes MSIANYEDMEYAKYTFKSELDKAINMLEGIINGIKIDGEINTAEVVELMNWCDQYKEMIYKKPFDELIPLIQTSLEDNVLTEDEIQDILWACNNFKGSSKYYNVITADIQKLHGIMHGILADNQISLEEVEGLQNWIFENHHLKGLYPYDELLSIVSSVLSDGKLDYNEKLMLKVFFSDFIDFDSSVNIDIDEINKLKDIIKIEGLCSVDPNINFCNELFCFTGVSSRLRRADIQNIVESLGGKFKNTVTKDTKYLIIGDNGNPCWAFSCYGRKVEQAVTLRKSGKGILIVHENDFWNAVESVK; translated from the coding sequence ATTGCAAATTATGAAGATATGGAATATGCGAAATATACATTTAAAAGTGAACTTGATAAAGCAATAAACATGTTGGAAGGAATAATTAATGGCATTAAAATTGATGGAGAGATAAATACAGCTGAAGTAGTTGAACTTATGAATTGGTGCGATCAATATAAAGAAATGATTTATAAAAAGCCTTTTGATGAACTTATCCCACTGATCCAAACATCTCTTGAAGATAACGTTCTTACTGAAGATGAAATTCAGGATATATTATGGGCCTGTAACAATTTTAAGGGTTCAAGCAAATATTACAATGTAATTACAGCTGATATTCAGAAGCTGCATGGAATTATGCATGGAATATTGGCTGACAATCAGATATCTTTAGAGGAAGTTGAGGGTCTGCAGAACTGGATTTTTGAGAATCACCACTTAAAAGGACTTTATCCTTATGATGAACTGCTTTCAATTGTTTCTTCAGTGTTATCAGATGGTAAATTGGATTATAATGAAAAGTTGATGCTTAAGGTATTCTTTAGTGATTTCATTGATTTTGATAGTTCTGTAAATATTGATATTGATGAAATAAATAAACTGAAAGATATTATAAAAATTGAAGGATTGTGTAGCGTAGATCCAAATATTAATTTTTGCAATGAATTGTTTTGTTTTACCGGAGTTTCCTCAAGGCTTAGAAGGGCTGATATTCAGAATATTGTGGAATCTTTAGGAGGTAAATTTAAGAACACTGTAACAAAAGACACAAAATATTTAATTATAGGCGATAACGGTAATCCATGTTGGGCTTTCTCATGTTACGGTAGAAAAGTTGAACAGGCCGTTACATTAAGGAAATCAGGTAAGGGCATTCTAATTGTACACGAAAATGATTTTTGGAATGCTGTTGAAAGTGTCAAGTAG